AAAAGGAGTGAGTCAAAATATTGGTTCGTAAGAGCTAAAAGTAACCTTCAAGATTGAAAGTTTACTGAGTGTGAGATTTATAAATTAAGGGTTAATAAGGAGGAGAAATTATTTGGAACTTTCAATTTTAATGGAGTATGGTTGGGTGTTGATCTTATTAGTTGCACTGGAGGGCTTGTTAGCAGCAGATAATGCACTTGTTTTAGCAATCATGGTTAAGCATTTACCGGAAGAGGAAAGAAAAAGAGCTCTCTTTTATGGTTTAGCGGGAGCCTTTGTGTTCCGATTTGGTTCACTCTTTGCGATTTCGTTCCTAGTGGATGTGTGGCAGGTGCAAGCGATAGGTGCTCTATACCTATTATTTATTGCTATAAATCATATAGTAAGAAAGCTTGTATTCAAAAAGAAAGAGGGAACAAATGAAGAAGAAAACAAAAAGGGAAAATCTGGTTTTTGGGGAACTGTTTTAAAGGTTGAATTAGCTGATATTGCATTTGCAGTTGACTCAATTTTAGCTGCTGTAGCCCTTGCTATGACACTGCCAAACACAAACCTTCCACAAATTGGTGGAATGGACGGCGGTAAGTTTCTTGTCATTTTTGCCGGTGGAATTATTGGATTAATTATCATGCGTTTTGCAGCTAACCTTTTTGTTAAGTTACTTCATTCAAGACCAGGTCTTGAAATAGCGGCTTTTGCAATTGTTGGATGGGTAGGAGTGAAGCTTGCTGTGTTAACATTAGGGCATCCTGATGTTGGTGTACTTTCTTATGAATTTGCCCATTCCACTGGATGGAAGCTGTTCTTCTATACTGTATTAATTGGAATTGCTGCTGCAGGGTGGTTCTTAACGAAAGAAAAGAAAGAAGAGAAGCAAGCTGCATAGTGGATTATAATTAAAAAGCTGCTCTTCGTAGAGCAGCTTTTTAAATACGTTCTTACGCTATTGGGTTAAGAAAAATAAGCTTGTTGTAAACAAATTGTGAAATATTTATTAATAATCAGTTTATTAGTTGTAAATTCTACGTTTGGTAAATATAATCAAACTATCACGTTATGGTTTGGAGGGTTATCCTTTGGGACTGAAAAGTTAAAAATCGGTGAACTGGCTGAAAGAACAGGTGTTACAAAAAGAACAATAGATTACTATACTAATTTAGGACTTCTTAAAGCAGAACGTTCCCCTTCGAATTATCGTTATTACGATATTTCTGCTGTTGAACAGTTAAATGATATTGAGAAGTGTAAAGAACAAGGAATGTCGTTAGACGACATAAAGAAAAGAATGATTGACAAAAACGCAGAAGAAATTGACGTGTTGGAGTTACGTCTTAAAATAAAAGGATTAGAAAAAGATGTAGCAGAGGTTTTATCTCAACTTGAAAACAGCAACCTAAAAAATCATGAGTTTATAAAAAAGAATGTTTCTCAAGAAAGTCTGTCTTTGATTCAATCATTGTTATTACTGCTCAACTAATTAATATCATTACCAGGAGGTGTACGTCTTACTTATAAGACGACTCATTGACAACCATTAATTTACTTTTAATTTTAGTATTAATAGCATTAACAGCATTCTTCGTGGCAACTGAATTTGCCATTGTGAAAGTACGTGTTTCAAAAATTGATCAGTTAATTTCAGAAGGAAATAAAGGTGCAGTAGCTGCTAAAAAAGTTGTAACACATTTAGACGAATATCTATCAGCCTGTCAATTGGGAATTACAATTACAGCATTAGGACTTGGTTGGTTAGGGGAACCGACTGTGGAGAAACTATTACATCCTCTTTTTGAACATTTTGCTTTGAATGAATCCGTTACACATATTCTATCGTTTGGTATTGCGTTTGCTTTGGTTACGTTCCTTCATGTTGTAGTAGGTGAACTTGCCCCTAAAACAGTTGCGATTCAAAAAGCAGAGGCTGTAACATTACTGTTTGCCCACCCCATTATTTGGTTTTACCGTTTAATGTATCCATTTATCTGGTTCTTAAATGGTTCTGCACGTGTGTTGGTAGGTTTATTTGGATTAAAACCTGCATCAGAACATGAATTAGCTCATTCAGAAGAGGAGCTTCGTATGCTTTTGTCTGAAAGCTATAAGAGCGGAGAAATTAATAAGAATGAGTTAAAGTACGTAAACAATATCTTTGAATTTGACGAAAGAATTGCAAAAGAGATTATGGTTCCTCGTACTGAGATTGTTTCTATAGATATTGATACAAGTTATGAAGAAATTGTAGAGATTATTAAGAATGAACGATATACAAGATACCCAGTTATAGATGGAGATAAAGACAATATTGTTGGTTTTCTTAATATAAAGGAACTGTTAACTTCCCATTTTACTGATGGGGGTAATGCTAAAAAGTTCAATATAAATACATTTATTAATCCGGTTATTCAAGTAATTGAAACAATAGCAATACATGATTTATTGTTAAAAATGCAAAAAGATCGAACGCATTTAGCTATATTAATTGATGAGTATGGTGGCACATCTGGATTGGTAACAGTTGAAGACATTCTTGAAGAGATTGTTGGGGAAATACGAGATGAATTTGATGAAGATGAGGTTCCCGAAATTCGAAAAATCAATGATGATCATTATATTCTAGATGGAAAATTATTGATAGATGATGTTAATAATCTTCTAAATACAGATTTTCCTAATGAAGATATTGATACAATTGGTGGATGGTTTCTTACACAAAACTTCAACGCAACTGTTGGTGTAGAGGTAGAAAATGACGGTTACCTCTTTAAAGTACATGAAAGTGACGGACACCATATTCAATATTTAGAAGTTACCAAAGTGAAAAATAATGTTATACCTATACACCAATAGGAAATTGTATAAAATGTGAAAGTCGCGCTCATTAATTGATGGGCGTTTTTTTTATAAATAAACTTAGGTTACCTTAGATTTAGAAGGGGAATCATTAGTCTATAGTTGCTTTATATGACATTTATGTGACAGCTTGTCACTTTGAATTGACTTGTGACAAGGTGTCACATATGATTGGGGTATAGGAATTGTGACACCTTGTCATTCACCCCGAATAGGAGATAAAAATCATGCCAAAACAAACGTTTTATCACTTACCAAAAGAGAAGAAGGATACGTTAATATTATCGGCA
This genomic stretch from Metabacillus sp. B2-18 harbors:
- a CDS encoding TerC family protein; protein product: MEYGWVLILLVALEGLLAADNALVLAIMVKHLPEEERKRALFYGLAGAFVFRFGSLFAISFLVDVWQVQAIGALYLLFIAINHIVRKLVFKKKEGTNEEENKKGKSGFWGTVLKVELADIAFAVDSILAAVALAMTLPNTNLPQIGGMDGGKFLVIFAGGIIGLIIMRFAANLFVKLLHSRPGLEIAAFAIVGWVGVKLAVLTLGHPDVGVLSYEFAHSTGWKLFFYTVLIGIAAAGWFLTKEKKEEKQAA
- a CDS encoding MerR family transcriptional regulator, giving the protein MGELAERTGVTKRTIDYYTNLGLLKAERSPSNYRYYDISAVEQLNDIEKCKEQGMSLDDIKKRMIDKNAEEIDVLELRLKIKGLEKDVAEVLSQLENSNLKNHEFIKKNVSQESLSLIQSLLLLLN
- a CDS encoding hemolysin family protein → MTTINLLLILVLIALTAFFVATEFAIVKVRVSKIDQLISEGNKGAVAAKKVVTHLDEYLSACQLGITITALGLGWLGEPTVEKLLHPLFEHFALNESVTHILSFGIAFALVTFLHVVVGELAPKTVAIQKAEAVTLLFAHPIIWFYRLMYPFIWFLNGSARVLVGLFGLKPASEHELAHSEEELRMLLSESYKSGEINKNELKYVNNIFEFDERIAKEIMVPRTEIVSIDIDTSYEEIVEIIKNERYTRYPVIDGDKDNIVGFLNIKELLTSHFTDGGNAKKFNINTFINPVIQVIETIAIHDLLLKMQKDRTHLAILIDEYGGTSGLVTVEDILEEIVGEIRDEFDEDEVPEIRKINDDHYILDGKLLIDDVNNLLNTDFPNEDIDTIGGWFLTQNFNATVGVEVENDGYLFKVHESDGHHIQYLEVTKVKNNVIPIHQ